Proteins encoded together in one Caldicellulosiruptor saccharolyticus DSM 8903 window:
- the lon gene encoding endopeptidase La, whose amino-acid sequence MIAVTKRTIPVIPLRGLVVFPYMMLHFDVGRQISLKALEEAMNSDQQVLLLAQKDPKQEEPSPEDLYQYGTVAKIKQMLKLPSETSRILVEGLSRAKVIGYVSVDPYFLVEVEEYKEKGGNLDDPELEALIRNVVSAFEEYARLTSRIPPDAILSVTTIQNPGQLADVIAANVIVKLEDKQLLLEQVDLKERLTKLYELILREKEIIEIERKITIKVKKQIDKMQKEYYLREQLKAIQSELGEKDSLFSEAQEYREQVQKLGLSNENLQKVYKEIDRLEKLPPNSPEIGVIRTYLEWIIDLPWNVKSEEKIDINVVKNVLDEDHYGLTKVKERILEYIAVRKLKNNLKGPILCLVGPPGVGKTSIAKSIARALNRNYVRISLGGLRDEAEIRGHRKTYVGAMPGRIIYALRQAKTKNPLILLDEIDKMSQDFRGDPASALLEVLDSEQNYAFRDHYVEIPFDLSEVMFIATANTLETIPRPLLDRLEVIEITGYTEEEKVEIAKRYLFPKQIEQNGLKKSQIRYDEAVIRDIISFYTRESGVRNLEREIARLCRRVAKEILEENKKMVRITTRNLEKYLGVRKYRRDELIEEDRIGIVTGLAWTPFGGETLSVEALVMPGSGKLELTGQLGDVMKESAKAAVSIIRARAKELGIDENFYKEYDIHIHVPEGAIPKDGPSAGVTMATAMVSALSKKPVRHDVAMTGEITLSGRVLPIGGVKEKILAAKRVGIKNVILPYENKKDVDELEDYVKKDMNFVFVKAIDEVFKIAIKE is encoded by the coding sequence ATGATTGCTGTAACCAAAAGAACTATACCAGTTATACCATTGCGGGGACTTGTGGTATTTCCATACATGATGCTTCACTTTGATGTTGGAAGGCAGATCTCGCTAAAAGCATTAGAAGAAGCTATGAACAGCGACCAACAGGTTTTGCTTTTGGCTCAAAAAGATCCAAAACAGGAAGAGCCAAGCCCAGAAGATTTATATCAATATGGAACAGTTGCAAAGATTAAGCAAATGTTAAAACTTCCAAGCGAAACGTCAAGAATTTTGGTAGAAGGACTTAGCAGGGCAAAAGTCATAGGCTATGTTTCTGTTGATCCATACTTTTTGGTAGAGGTTGAAGAATACAAAGAAAAAGGTGGTAATTTAGACGACCCTGAATTAGAAGCACTTATAAGAAACGTAGTTTCTGCATTTGAGGAGTATGCTAGGCTAACAAGTAGAATTCCACCTGATGCTATTTTATCTGTTACCACAATTCAAAATCCTGGACAGCTTGCTGATGTTATTGCAGCGAATGTAATTGTCAAGCTTGAAGACAAGCAGCTACTTTTAGAACAAGTTGACCTAAAAGAAAGGCTCACAAAGCTATATGAGCTCATATTAAGAGAAAAAGAGATAATCGAAATAGAGAGAAAGATTACCATCAAGGTTAAAAAACAGATTGACAAGATGCAGAAAGAGTATTACTTGAGAGAACAGCTCAAAGCAATCCAGAGCGAGCTTGGCGAAAAAGATAGTCTCTTTTCAGAAGCACAGGAGTACAGAGAACAGGTACAAAAATTGGGGCTGAGTAACGAAAACCTGCAAAAGGTTTACAAAGAGATAGATAGACTTGAGAAGCTTCCGCCAAACTCACCTGAGATTGGTGTTATTCGAACATATTTGGAGTGGATTATTGACCTTCCGTGGAATGTAAAAAGTGAAGAGAAAATTGACATAAATGTCGTCAAGAATGTCTTGGATGAGGACCACTATGGTTTGACAAAGGTCAAAGAGAGGATTCTTGAATATATCGCTGTGAGGAAATTAAAAAATAATCTAAAAGGTCCTATTTTGTGTTTAGTTGGACCGCCTGGTGTTGGTAAAACATCTATTGCAAAATCAATTGCAAGGGCTTTGAACAGAAACTATGTACGAATCTCTCTGGGTGGTCTTCGGGATGAGGCAGAGATTCGTGGACACAGAAAGACATATGTTGGTGCTATGCCAGGGAGAATTATCTATGCTCTTCGGCAGGCAAAGACAAAAAATCCGCTTATACTTTTAGATGAAATTGACAAAATGTCACAGGATTTTAGGGGTGACCCTGCATCAGCACTTTTAGAAGTGCTCGACAGTGAACAAAACTATGCATTCCGTGATCATTATGTTGAAATTCCATTTGATTTGTCAGAAGTAATGTTTATTGCAACAGCAAACACACTTGAGACAATCCCAAGACCGCTTCTTGACAGGCTTGAAGTTATTGAAATTACAGGTTATACTGAAGAAGAGAAAGTTGAGATTGCAAAAAGATATTTGTTCCCTAAGCAGATAGAACAAAATGGTCTTAAGAAGTCTCAAATTAGATATGATGAAGCGGTAATTCGTGATATAATATCATTCTATACAAGAGAGTCAGGTGTTAGAAACTTAGAAAGAGAGATTGCAAGGCTTTGCAGGCGTGTTGCAAAAGAGATTTTGGAAGAGAATAAAAAAATGGTTAGAATTACCACAAGGAATTTGGAGAAATATCTGGGTGTAAGAAAATATAGAAGGGATGAACTGATTGAAGAAGATAGGATAGGAATTGTAACAGGGCTTGCATGGACACCTTTTGGCGGAGAGACACTTTCTGTTGAAGCACTGGTTATGCCAGGAAGTGGCAAGCTTGAGCTTACCGGCCAGCTTGGTGATGTCATGAAAGAGTCGGCAAAGGCAGCAGTTAGTATCATCCGTGCACGTGCGAAAGAGCTTGGAATAGATGAGAATTTTTATAAAGAATATGACATTCATATTCATGTGCCAGAAGGTGCTATACCAAAAGATGGACCGTCTGCTGGGGTTACTATGGCAACTGCGATGGTCTCAGCTCTCTCTAAAAAACCTGTAAGACATGACGTTGCAATGACAGGAGAGATTACTTTAAGTGGAAGAGTTTTGCCAATTGGTGGTGTGAAGGAGAAAATCTTGGCTGCAAAAAGAGTTGGAATTAAAAATGTGATTTTACCCTATGAGAATAAAAAGGATGTAGACGAGCTAGAAGACTATGTTAAAAAGGACATGAACTTCGTTTTTGTCAAGGCAATAGATGAGGTGTTTAAAATTGCAATAAAAGAGTAA
- the yihA gene encoding ribosome biogenesis GTP-binding protein YihA/YsxC, whose product MKINLSNAKLEKIAVKKDDYPPIKMPEMCICGRSNVGKSSFINTIFKDKLAKVGSTPGKTRTINFFNIDNKFRVVDLPGYGYAQVSKEEKKRWKDMIEEYLLEREELKLAVLLLDSRHLPTEDDKIMLGFFDKKEIPIMIVLTKCDKLSNNELTKNTELISKELGIEKDLFYQFSAKTGIGAKQIQYSIVKFMEEAILKEKGKR is encoded by the coding sequence TTGAAGATAAACCTGTCAAATGCAAAGCTTGAGAAAATTGCTGTCAAAAAGGATGACTATCCACCTATAAAGATGCCTGAGATGTGTATCTGTGGAAGGTCGAATGTTGGAAAATCTTCGTTTATAAATACTATTTTTAAAGACAAATTGGCAAAAGTTGGCTCAACACCAGGCAAGACACGAACAATAAACTTTTTCAATATTGATAACAAGTTCAGAGTTGTTGACCTTCCCGGCTATGGTTACGCTCAGGTTTCAAAAGAGGAGAAGAAAAGATGGAAGGATATGATAGAAGAGTACCTTTTGGAAAGGGAAGAGCTAAAACTTGCGGTTTTGCTGCTTGACTCAAGGCATCTTCCAACAGAAGATGACAAAATTATGCTTGGCTTTTTTGATAAGAAAGAGATTCCTATTATGATTGTCTTGACAAAATGCGATAAACTTTCTAATAATGAACTTACAAAAAACACAGAGCTTATTTCGAAAGAACTTGGAATTGAAAAGGATCTATTCTATCAATTCTCTGCAAAAACAGGCATAGGTGCAAAGCAGATTCAGTACAGTATAGTTAAATTTATGGAAGAAGCAATTTTAAAAGAGAAGGGGAAAAGATGA
- a CDS encoding NAD(P)/FAD-dependent oxidoreductase, with protein MDKIYDVIVIGAGVVGMSILRELSSYDLKIACVEAMEDVAEGASKANSGIVHAGYDPVEDTNKAKFNVEGNRMFEEVCKQLDVEYKMIGSLVVAFDEKEINILEELFQRGKRNGVKGLEIKGKSWVLENEPNLDKEIRAALFAPYSGITNPYKLTIALYENAIQNGARVYFGFKVCRVETQNGYFIIYSQDKRLLKTRMLVNCAGVHADEISKMAGARKFTIYPRRGQYFILDKPEKEIVKRVIFQVPTEKGKGVLVTPTVDGNVLLGPNSEYIECKDDTSTTQEGLDEVFEKAKRVVPTLTKKDVITIFSGIRATPDTHDFIIEEDERVKNFINVAGIESPGLTSSVAIGKYVASMIAEKLTAKQKSNFNPYREDIKRFSELTDEERNEMIKKFASFGNIVCRCELVSEYEIVEAIKRGARTVDGIKRRTRAGMGRCQGGFCTPRIIDILSRELNVDKTQITKFGENSYILIEKRWGN; from the coding sequence ATGGATAAAATCTACGATGTTATTGTCATTGGTGCTGGAGTTGTTGGTATGTCAATTTTAAGAGAGCTTTCTTCTTACGATTTGAAAATTGCCTGTGTTGAAGCAATGGAAGATGTTGCAGAAGGTGCATCAAAGGCAAACTCTGGGATTGTGCATGCCGGATATGACCCTGTTGAAGATACAAACAAGGCAAAGTTTAATGTTGAAGGAAATAGAATGTTTGAAGAGGTCTGCAAGCAGCTTGATGTTGAGTATAAGATGATTGGGTCATTGGTTGTTGCATTTGATGAAAAAGAGATAAACATCTTAGAAGAGCTTTTTCAAAGAGGCAAACGAAATGGTGTGAAAGGACTAGAGATAAAGGGAAAATCATGGGTTTTAGAAAATGAGCCAAATTTGGACAAAGAGATTAGAGCTGCCCTTTTCGCACCATATTCGGGAATTACAAATCCATATAAGCTCACAATTGCACTTTATGAAAATGCCATCCAAAACGGTGCCAGGGTCTATTTTGGCTTTAAGGTGTGCAGAGTAGAAACACAAAATGGATATTTTATTATCTATTCCCAAGACAAGAGGCTGCTGAAGACTCGAATGCTTGTAAACTGTGCAGGTGTACATGCTGATGAAATAAGCAAGATGGCAGGTGCAAGAAAGTTTACAATTTACCCGCGTCGAGGACAATACTTTATATTAGATAAGCCTGAGAAGGAAATTGTCAAAAGAGTTATATTCCAAGTGCCAACAGAAAAAGGCAAAGGTGTATTAGTGACACCAACTGTAGATGGAAATGTTCTTCTTGGTCCAAATTCAGAGTATATAGAGTGCAAAGACGACACATCAACAACTCAAGAAGGACTTGATGAGGTTTTTGAAAAGGCAAAAAGAGTTGTCCCGACTTTAACTAAAAAGGATGTAATTACAATCTTTTCAGGTATCAGAGCAACACCTGATACTCATGATTTTATAATCGAGGAGGATGAAAGGGTTAAAAACTTCATAAATGTTGCGGGGATTGAATCTCCTGGTCTGACATCATCAGTTGCAATAGGAAAGTATGTTGCCAGTATGATAGCAGAAAAATTAACTGCAAAACAAAAATCCAATTTTAACCCCTATAGAGAGGATATAAAAAGATTTTCAGAGCTTACTGATGAAGAAAGAAACGAGATGATTAAAAAATTTGCAAGTTTTGGTAATATAGTTTGCAGATGCGAGCTTGTTTCAGAATATGAGATAGTTGAAGCAATAAAAAGAGGTGCAAGGACCGTAGATGGTATCAAAAGAAGAACAAGAGCAGGTATGGGGAGGTGCCAGGGCGGATTTTGCACACCGCGCATAATTGATATTCTATCAAGAGAACTTAACGTTGATAAAACTCAGATAACTAAATTTGGGGAAAATTCATATATTTTGATTGAGAAAAGGTGGGGAAATTAA
- a CDS encoding iron-containing alcohol dehydrogenase family protein produces MSKFFLPTKIIFEKDGILKHKDLFKLGKRAFIVTSPSSLMNGSLEDVTTVLNELSIEYSIYSKIAQNPSVEQIDEVSNLAREFSPDFIIGIGGGSPLDSSKAVAVLCAEKNLKAPDLFDSKFEKCLPIVAIPTTCGTGSEVTPYSILTLKTIENKKSFASELIFPKLAIVDYKYLLTLPFNVIVNTIFDALSHVIEGYLSKSSDHIIEAYAKKALSLFASSKGNLKENALKEADLEKFAWISLIGGIIIAQTGTLIVHPLGYNLTYYHDIPHGRANAILLSSFLKLENKYLKEEVNFVLNCMGFESIDEFSEFVRFLVKESIPKLSGDRIEYYAKRALESKNVANLRHAVSLDEMIDILKSSVE; encoded by the coding sequence ATGAGCAAATTTTTCTTGCCAACCAAGATTATATTCGAAAAAGATGGTATCTTAAAGCATAAAGACCTTTTTAAGCTTGGTAAAAGGGCGTTTATTGTCACATCTCCATCTTCTTTAATGAATGGGTCCTTAGAAGATGTGACAACAGTACTAAATGAACTTTCTATTGAATACTCAATATATAGTAAAATTGCTCAAAATCCAAGTGTAGAACAGATTGATGAAGTTTCAAACCTGGCAAGAGAGTTTTCTCCAGACTTTATAATTGGAATCGGTGGAGGTTCTCCTCTTGACTCATCAAAGGCAGTGGCAGTGCTGTGTGCTGAAAAAAATCTAAAAGCTCCGGACCTTTTTGACTCAAAATTTGAAAAGTGCTTACCTATAGTTGCAATTCCAACAACATGTGGTACAGGAAGCGAGGTTACTCCATATTCTATTTTGACTTTGAAAACAATTGAAAACAAAAAGAGTTTTGCATCAGAATTGATTTTTCCTAAACTGGCAATTGTCGATTATAAATATCTTCTAACATTGCCCTTTAATGTTATTGTAAATACCATCTTTGATGCTCTTTCTCATGTAATAGAAGGCTACCTTTCAAAATCCTCAGACCATATAATTGAAGCTTACGCTAAAAAAGCCCTGAGCCTGTTTGCAAGTTCAAAAGGTAACCTAAAGGAGAATGCTTTAAAAGAAGCTGACCTTGAAAAGTTTGCATGGATATCATTGATTGGGGGAATAATTATTGCACAAACAGGTACTTTAATTGTTCATCCTTTAGGGTACAACCTTACTTATTACCATGACATCCCACACGGAAGAGCAAACGCAATCTTACTTTCAAGCTTTTTGAAACTTGAAAATAAATATTTAAAAGAAGAAGTAAACTTTGTTTTAAACTGCATGGGCTTTGAAAGCATAGATGAATTTTCTGAGTTTGTAAGATTTCTTGTTAAAGAGTCTATTCCAAAATTGTCAGGTGACAGGATAGAATATTATGCAAAAAGAGCACTTGAGTCTAAAAATGTAGCAAACTTAAGACATGCAGTCTCGCTTGATGAAATGATAGACATTTTGAAATCTTCGGTTGAGTAG
- a CDS encoding NAD(P)/FAD-dependent oxidoreductase → MHEYSVIVIGGGPAGLAAALKSFESLDDKRVLIIERDGFLGGILNQCIHPGFGLHYFKEELTGPEYAQRFIELVEKNGIEYLTDTHVIDITPEREVTIVNKRGLKKLKAKAIVLAMGARERTRGAVQIPGTRPAGIFTAGQAQRFINIEGYKIGKKAVIVGSGDIGLIMARRLTLEGIEVKAVVEIMPYSTGLRRNIVQCLEDFGIPLLLSHKVTKIHGKYRVEGVTISAVGKDFKEIPGTQRFIECDTVLFSVGLIPENELSKKAGVLLDMATGGPVVDNTFSTTAHGIFACGNVLHVHDLVDNVTLEAETAGKYAALFCKTPELFQKDQLTDIIASSGIKYVVPQRLNKNILEPTILRFRVDNVYHDKVVTLINSGKKLLRIKKQHLTPGEMESLTLSEKILSQIDFSQEILLKLEDNSLKGEIYE, encoded by the coding sequence ATGCATGAGTATAGTGTAATAGTCATAGGTGGTGGGCCTGCAGGGCTTGCAGCAGCCTTAAAGAGTTTCGAAAGCTTAGATGATAAAAGGGTTTTGATAATAGAAAGAGATGGTTTTTTAGGTGGAATTTTGAATCAGTGTATTCACCCCGGCTTTGGTCTTCACTATTTCAAAGAAGAACTAACAGGACCTGAATATGCTCAAAGGTTTATTGAATTGGTTGAGAAAAATGGGATTGAGTACTTGACAGACACACATGTAATAGATATAACTCCCGAAAGAGAAGTTACAATTGTGAATAAACGTGGTCTTAAAAAGCTCAAAGCAAAGGCAATTGTGCTTGCAATGGGAGCAAGAGAAAGAACAAGAGGTGCAGTCCAGATACCAGGTACACGGCCGGCAGGAATCTTTACTGCTGGACAGGCTCAGAGGTTTATAAATATCGAAGGGTATAAAATAGGCAAAAAAGCTGTGATAGTTGGCTCTGGGGACATTGGCCTTATTATGGCAAGAAGGCTCACGTTAGAGGGAATTGAGGTAAAAGCAGTTGTTGAGATAATGCCATACTCAACAGGGCTCAGAAGAAACATTGTCCAGTGTTTAGAAGACTTTGGTATTCCTCTTCTTCTTTCTCATAAAGTGACAAAAATTCACGGTAAGTACAGGGTTGAAGGTGTTACAATCTCAGCTGTTGGCAAAGATTTTAAAGAAATTCCTGGCACGCAAAGGTTTATCGAATGTGACACAGTACTTTTTTCTGTTGGACTGATTCCTGAAAACGAGCTTAGCAAAAAAGCAGGGGTTTTGCTTGATATGGCAACAGGCGGACCTGTTGTTGACAATACATTTTCAACCACAGCGCATGGCATCTTTGCATGTGGGAATGTCTTGCATGTCCATGACCTTGTTGACAATGTAACTTTAGAGGCTGAGACTGCTGGCAAGTACGCAGCACTTTTTTGCAAGACCCCAGAACTTTTTCAAAAAGACCAGCTAACAGATATTATAGCATCAAGTGGTATTAAGTATGTTGTGCCACAGCGGTTGAACAAAAACATTTTAGAGCCTACAATTTTAAGGTTTAGAGTTGACAATGTCTATCATGACAAAGTGGTGACACTCATAAATTCAGGCAAAAAACTTTTAAGAATAAAAAAGCAGCACCTGACACCTGGTGAGATGGAAAGCCTCACCTTATCTGAAAAGATACTATCCCAGATAGACTTTTCTCAGGAGATACTCTTGAAGCTTGAAGATAATAGCTTAAAAGGGGAGATATATGAGTGA
- a CDS encoding DUF1667 domain-containing protein produces the protein MDKITCILCPKGCSIEKREEGNETKYIGYGCSRGLEYAKDEFTQPKRILTTTIHVKGGELEFLPVRTDKPIPKRLLFDAMAILRKIEVTAPVEVGFVVVKNILDTGADVIATRKVNRKSSF, from the coding sequence ATGGACAAAATTACGTGTATTTTGTGTCCAAAAGGCTGCAGTATTGAGAAAAGAGAAGAAGGGAATGAGACAAAATATATCGGCTATGGATGTAGCCGTGGTCTTGAGTATGCAAAAGATGAGTTTACCCAGCCCAAAAGAATTCTCACAACAACCATTCATGTGAAAGGTGGAGAGTTAGAGTTTTTGCCTGTTAGAACAGATAAGCCAATACCTAAGAGGCTACTTTTTGACGCTATGGCGATTTTAAGAAAAATAGAAGTTACTGCACCAGTTGAAGTTGGTTTTGTAGTTGTAAAAAATATTTTAGATACTGGTGCTGATGTAATAGCAACAAGGAAAGTGAATAGAAAAAGTTCTTTTTAA
- a CDS encoding glycerol-3-phosphate responsive antiterminator — protein MENLLDELIQNPIIPAVRDKAILQSALNSDCRVIFLLHSTILTIRDEISMIKQKNKLVFVHIDLIEGVGKDEKGIEFLKSIGADGIISTRQNLINHAFSLSLPCVQRIFLIDSQSISSGLKMIENSKPTFVEVLPGVIPKAIYKLSQNTQIPIIAGGMIESKEEVIEALGAGAVAISTSNSNLFSLL, from the coding sequence ATGGAAAATCTATTAGATGAACTCATTCAAAATCCTATTATACCAGCTGTAAGAGATAAAGCAATACTCCAATCTGCCTTAAACTCTGATTGTAGAGTTATTTTTCTTCTTCACTCTACTATTTTAACCATTAGGGATGAAATTAGTATGATAAAACAAAAAAATAAACTTGTCTTTGTCCACATTGACCTCATAGAAGGAGTGGGAAAAGACGAAAAAGGGATTGAGTTTCTCAAAAGTATTGGCGCTGATGGTATTATATCAACAAGGCAAAACCTAATCAACCATGCCTTTTCACTTTCTCTGCCTTGTGTGCAGAGAATATTTCTGATAGACTCACAATCAATATCTTCAGGACTTAAAATGATAGAAAACTCAAAACCAACATTTGTTGAAGTGCTACCAGGTGTTATACCAAAAGCAATTTATAAGCTTTCACAAAATACTCAAATTCCAATTATTGCAGGTGGAATGATCGAATCAAAAGAAGAAGTAATAGAGGCATTGGGTGCTGGAGCTGTTGCAATATCAACAAGCAACAGTAATCTTTTTTCTCTTCTTTAA
- a CDS encoding DUF523 domain-containing protein: MRFALISSCLIGLNTKYDGTNNLRSEIVKRLKKEYILIPVCPEQLGGLPTPRNPCEIKDGKVFDIEGRDFTDNFYKGAIETLKLARFFGANIAFLKSKSPSCGFGKVYDGSFSRRLVDGTGIAARVLAENGIKIVCID; this comes from the coding sequence ATGAGGTTTGCACTTATAAGTAGCTGCCTTATAGGGCTTAATACGAAATATGATGGAACAAATAACTTGAGAAGTGAGATAGTAAAGAGACTCAAAAAAGAGTATATTTTGATACCTGTTTGTCCTGAGCAGCTTGGTGGTCTTCCAACTCCAAGAAACCCTTGTGAAATTAAAGATGGTAAGGTGTTTGATATAGAAGGCCGAGATTTTACCGATAATTTTTATAAAGGAGCTATAGAAACATTAAAACTGGCAAGGTTTTTTGGCGCGAACATTGCATTTTTAAAGTCCAAAAGTCCTTCTTGTGGCTTTGGCAAGGTGTATGATGGTAGCTTTTCAAGAAGGCTTGTAGACGGTACAGGAATTGCTGCAAGGGTTTTGGCAGAGAATGGTATTAAGATTGTTTGTATTGACTAA
- a CDS encoding FMN-dependent NADH-azoreductase: MAKLLYIKANPKSDQSSRTFIISEHFIKVYKEFHPNDQIITLDLYKEGIHFLSQEDINDIFAPKTEASKHHPILKYAYQFLEADKYVFAAPMWNLGIPAILKAYIDYITVSGITFKYTEQGAVGLLRGKKAVHIMATGGEYKTPPFSDFEMANRYLKTILGFMGVEDFQTITAQRLDIVGEDVEKIISNALKEAEEIAKRF; this comes from the coding sequence ATGGCAAAGCTACTGTATATAAAGGCTAATCCAAAAAGCGACCAAAGTTCAAGAACATTTATAATTTCGGAACATTTTATAAAGGTATATAAAGAATTTCATCCAAATGACCAGATTATCACTTTAGACCTTTACAAAGAAGGAATTCATTTTCTTTCTCAAGAGGACATCAATGATATCTTCGCTCCAAAGACTGAGGCATCAAAACATCATCCTATTTTGAAGTATGCCTATCAGTTTCTTGAGGCTGACAAGTACGTATTTGCAGCACCTATGTGGAATTTGGGTATTCCTGCAATCCTCAAGGCATATATAGACTATATCACAGTCTCTGGAATAACATTTAAATACACAGAACAAGGGGCTGTGGGGCTTCTTCGTGGTAAAAAAGCAGTTCATATCATGGCAACAGGCGGAGAGTACAAAACACCACCATTTTCGGACTTTGAGATGGCAAACAGGTACCTGAAAACAATTTTGGGTTTTATGGGTGTTGAGGATTTTCAGACGATAACAGCTCAGCGGCTTGACATCGTAGGTGAGGATGTAGAAAAGATTATCTCAAATGCGTTGAAAGAGGCTGAGGAGATAGCAAAAAGATTTTAA